A stretch of DNA from Methanogenium sp. S4BF:
CGGTCTCGGTCTCGACCAGAAGAAATGCCGGCGCAGACCCAAAATGGCCATATGGGATACTCTCAAGCCCTTTATCTTCACTGATTGGTATGCAGAGTTTCATAACTGTTACACTATCTCCTGTAAATGCAATAAGTGTTATTTTACTCATGTGCGCATAATTGTAGCGGTTCCGGCATAGGTGATCTTACTCATGGCAGGGGGTACGGCTGCGGTGCAGCGTATATGCTGCAATGAATGCCATAAACCCTCCCGGCCAGAGATACTCCTCACACTGATGGGCAAAATAGACCGGCAGGCAGATCCATATCCGGAATATTGGTGTATCTTCCGGGTATACAAAGAGCAGCAGAAAAAATATCGTATCTACGGCAAGGAATGGAGTTCCATACTGCCAGTGGGTATGCAGCCAGGCTGTACCGGCTGAGAATCTGCACTGGCACGGGCACTCCTCCATATATACCTGTTCTCCTGTCCGTTACAAATGGATTATTGTCTGTGCCTGAGGTCGCGGATGGGGGGTGTTATGCATATCCGCTGATCTCGTAATCCACCGCTGATGATTTCTCAGCACACTCTGCGCCATGCAGAAGCACGTCTTCAGCCCTTTGTTTGAGGATTGTCGGGTATACCGCACCGGAAAAGCTCTGCACCGGTTTTCCGGCGCAGAAGAACCCGAAGGTGGGAGTTGCCATTACGCCGTAGCGTTCTCCGATCCATGGGTTCTCCGCCAGGTTCAGCCGGACAAAGAGCATCTTTCCCGCATACTCCCGTGCATAATCACGGAAATACGGCTCCATTGTTCTGCAGTGAGGGCAGGTCGGGCTGTAAAACATCACCGCAACGGGGAGGCTGCTCTTCTCTACAGTCTCCTCCCAGTCGGTTCCTTGTAATTCACGAACAGGTGTCTCCGGCATATGCTCATCCTCTTACGTATATCGGGAGTATTGCAGGCATCCACAAAAAGACTACCGGGGGGTGCCCGGTTATTCCCGTCCATTCTGCACCATGAGATCTTTGATGCTCACATTCGGGTGGTGATACCTGCCCCGTGATGCCGTCTTCTTTCCTGACTGGATGGCACTCCGGGGACAGTAGTTGATGCAGGCAAAGCATGATTCACATGCATTTCCCCAATCAGGAGGGTTTACTCCGGCTACGGTGATGTTGTAGGCAGGGCAGACCAGTTCACAGGTGCCGCAGTTATTGCATTTCTCATCAGCTCTGAACCGTGCGCCCTGCGCCCGCAGCTGGCCCTTCAGAAACGGATAGAGGGCGCCGTTGAAAACATTCATCAGGAAAGGCCCCTTCTCGAATACGCTCTCTCCGCGGTTAATCTTCCCTGCAATCCGCTCAATATCGGACCGTGCGGTTGCGATTACATCGATCTCCTGATCTTCGGGAAGCACGTCCCCGAGCAGCATGTAATTGGTAGGCGTCTTCACACTGTATGCTGCGTTCATCGGGTGTGAGCGCTTTTTAAGGATATTGTTCAGCCGTTTCCATGCCCCGTCGCCCGCCCCTGCCATCGTCACAAGGCTAAAGATCCCATCTGCGGCGGTCAGATCTATTTTTTCGGCAAATTCAGCGACAAGAAGTGGGGGGCCTCCGATATAGACCGGAAATATGAATCCAATTCTCCCTTCCGGTGCGGTAATCTCCCCCCCGTCATGTATCAGCCGTGCCATGGGCACCAGCTTTGTGTCCGGGATGTGGCGGGCAAGTTCCCGCGCCGCCCAGAGGGAATTGCCGGTCCCGGTAAAGTAATACAGTGTTGTCTTCATGGCCGTACCTCCGGAAGAAGAATACTCTTTCTTTGGTGATAACAATGTTGGAAAACAGATGAATCACTCTCCTGAATCAAATATCTCATGTTGACTCGGCGGAGACGGTGACCACACAGACAGTAATATTGTCATCAGACACGGGAGCCGCTGCAGTGAGCAGTGCTACTGCTGCCGCACGGGCCGTCTTTCCCTGCACCTCATGGACGATGCGGTCCGGGGTCAGGGCATCATGCATGCCGTCTGTCGAGAGGATCACACAGTCCCCGGGAAAAAGCGGAGTCTCTGTCACATCGGCAGCAAAGGTGGCACCGATGGACCGGGTGATGATATGTTTCTGCGGGTGGCCGAATGCCTCGTCCGGACGGATGATGCCTGCATCAATCTGCTCCTGCACAAGGGAATGATCCCGCGTTACCGGGATGAGGCGGCCGCTTCGCACGACAAAACATCGTGAGTCGCCGGTATTGCAGGCGGTGAGGCGGCCCTCTGAGAAGAGTGCGGTCGTGAGAGTCGTACCCATGCCACTCCGCGGGCCCGTGGCCTCTGCCTTCACCACAGCATCCGCACGGGCATGCGCCTCCATAAGAATTGCCGGGCCGTTGAAAGAGCCGCCTGCGGCAAGGGCCCGGGTGACCACATTTTCTGATGCCTGCACAGCACAGGATGATGCCACATCCGCCGCCGGCTGGCCGCCGATGCCGTCTGCCACTGCACAGAAGAGAACTTCACCAAACCAGTGTGCTCCCCACGCATCCTCATTGTTGGGGCGTCTCCCTGCCACAGATATCGCATTGTATGCAAACCGGGTATGCACTCTCTTTCCTCCTGCCGTTGTAGCCGTTATGATATCAGTATGCACGAGAGAAGAGATTAAGGGCGGTGCTTCAGGATGAAAATAGCTACCCGCTGAAAAACAGATCATTACAGTACAGAAAGGGGGGGTCACTGTTTGCGGGTTTATTCCTGAAACAATGAGTTGAGTTTCTGGACGAACTTTCGGTCAGCGAAGACGGCATCACACTCTTTTGAAAGGCGGCACCGGAGGACATCATATTCATCCTCACTGTAGCGGTTGACGGAATGATGGATGCGGTCAGCAAAGAGATCGGGATTTGTTGACATGTGAACTCTGCCCTTACATCAGGGTGGAAATATTATATATCTT
This window harbors:
- a CDS encoding thioredoxin family protein is translated as MPETPVRELQGTDWEETVEKSSLPVAVMFYSPTCPHCRTMEPYFRDYAREYAGKMLFVRLNLAENPWIGERYGVMATPTFGFFCAGKPVQSFSGAVYPTILKQRAEDVLLHGAECAEKSSAVDYEISGYA
- a CDS encoding EFR1 family ferrodoxin (N-terminal region resembles flavodoxins. C-terminal ferrodoxin region binds two 4Fe-4S clusters.), translated to MKTTLYYFTGTGNSLWAARELARHIPDTKLVPMARLIHDGGEITAPEGRIGFIFPVYIGGPPLLVAEFAEKIDLTAADGIFSLVTMAGAGDGAWKRLNNILKKRSHPMNAAYSVKTPTNYMLLGDVLPEDQEIDVIATARSDIERIAGKINRGESVFEKGPFLMNVFNGALYPFLKGQLRAQGARFRADEKCNNCGTCELVCPAYNITVAGVNPPDWGNACESCFACINYCPRSAIQSGKKTASRGRYHHPNVSIKDLMVQNGRE
- a CDS encoding protein phosphatase 2C domain-containing protein translates to MHTRFAYNAISVAGRRPNNEDAWGAHWFGEVLFCAVADGIGGQPAADVASSCAVQASENVVTRALAAGGSFNGPAILMEAHARADAVVKAEATGPRSGMGTTLTTALFSEGRLTACNTGDSRCFVVRSGRLIPVTRDHSLVQEQIDAGIIRPDEAFGHPQKHIITRSIGATFAADVTETPLFPGDCVILSTDGMHDALTPDRIVHEVQGKTARAAAVALLTAAAPVSDDNITVCVVTVSAEST